One Brachyspira suanatina DNA segment encodes these proteins:
- a CDS encoding M24 family metallopeptidase — protein MCKLTLTESGENKKFNYDARLERLLKLTNENLLITKNENIFYLTGFKGSAGWLLISKGKKYLFVDSRYCEHASKVTHKTTVILVAGTYHDALAEFCKENNIKEIYTAKNGLYLSDYENIVASMVNNSIKIGISKADIDTIRNVKEKEEIKIIKDNLNRAEKAMTKMLAFVKEGVTEQELAAELEYQMRKEGGDKTAFDTILLFGERTSLPHGVPSERKLKLGDNILMDFGLSRDGYKSDITRTFFFGKGSNFEEMSKIYNIVREAHNKGIEAIHSGVSGKEVDNAAREIIKNNGYGQYFGHGLGHSVGLEIHESPRLSPLVDHVLEGGCVVTVEPGIYVPNLGGIRIENMAIVTKNGGISINDTPTDLIVL, from the coding sequence ATGTGTAAATTAACTTTAACAGAAAGCGGAGAAAATAAAAAATTTAATTATGATGCAAGATTAGAAAGATTATTAAAATTAACAAATGAAAATCTTCTTATCACTAAAAATGAAAATATATTCTATCTGACAGGTTTTAAAGGAAGTGCCGGATGGCTTCTTATTAGCAAAGGCAAGAAATATTTATTTGTAGATTCAAGATACTGTGAACATGCTTCTAAAGTTACACACAAAACTACTGTTATACTTGTAGCTGGAACTTATCATGATGCTTTGGCTGAATTCTGTAAAGAAAATAATATCAAAGAAATATATACAGCTAAAAACGGACTTTATCTTTCTGATTATGAGAATATAGTCGCTTCAATGGTTAATAATTCAATAAAAATAGGAATAAGCAAAGCTGATATAGACACTATAAGAAATGTAAAAGAAAAAGAAGAAATAAAAATAATAAAAGATAATCTAAACAGAGCAGAAAAAGCAATGACTAAAATGCTTGCCTTTGTAAAAGAAGGAGTAACAGAACAGGAATTAGCCGCAGAATTAGAATATCAAATGCGTAAAGAAGGCGGAGATAAAACAGCATTCGATACTATTTTGCTTTTTGGAGAAAGAACTTCTCTTCCTCATGGAGTTCCTTCTGAAAGAAAATTAAAATTAGGCGACAATATACTTATGGACTTTGGATTATCAAGAGACGGATATAAAAGCGATATAACAAGAACTTTCTTCTTCGGCAAAGGAAGTAATTTCGAAGAAATGAGTAAAATATATAATATAGTTAGAGAAGCTCATAATAAAGGAATAGAAGCAATACATTCAGGAGTATCAGGAAAAGAAGTAGATAATGCTGCAAGAGAAATAATAAAAAATAATGGATACGGTCAATATTTCGGTCATGGTTTAGGACATAGTGTAGGACTTGAAATACATGAATCTCCTAGACTATCTCCTCTTGTTGATCATGTTTTAGAAGGCGGATGTGTAGTTACAGTTGAGCCTGGTATATATGTACCTAATCTAGGCGGAATAAGAATAGAAAATATGGCAATAGTAACTAAAAATGGAGGCATTTCTATAAATGATACCCCTACAGATTTAATAGTTTTATAA
- the aroQ gene encoding type II 3-dehydroquinate dehydratase produces MNILVINGPNTNMLGVAQTKIFGNITLGDIENKIKEAALGSAKVSFFQSNHEGAIIDRIHRAYDESIDYIIINAGAYAHTSIAIRDAFLATNIPFIEVHMSNVYAREDFRSKSYLSDIALGVITGFGDNSYILALAHLLSVEKRNNN; encoded by the coding sequence ATGAATATATTAGTTATAAACGGCCCTAATACAAATATGTTAGGAGTAGCTCAAACTAAGATATTTGGAAATATTACATTAGGCGATATTGAAAACAAAATTAAAGAAGCAGCATTGGGTAGTGCAAAAGTATCATTCTTTCAATCAAATCATGAAGGTGCTATTATAGACAGAATACATAGAGCTTATGATGAAAGTATAGACTATATAATAATAAATGCAGGTGCTTATGCTCATACATCTATAGCTATAAGAGATGCTTTTCTGGCAACTAATATACCATTTATAGAAGTGCATATGAGCAATGTTTATGCAAGAGAAGATTTTAGAAGCAAAAGCTATTTATCTGATATAGCATTGGGAGTAATTACTGGCTTTGGTGATAATAGTTATATATTAGCTTTGGCCCATTTATTATCAGTAGAGAAAAGAAATAATAATTAA
- the truB gene encoding tRNA pseudouridine(55) synthase TruB yields MKGFCILNKPVGITSFDAIKQTKIMLKQKENILEKRVGHAGTLDPFADGVLILAFGRYTKLFFLFDDLNKEYIASGIFGESRDTDDIEGNTIKKSDNNNKLSFEELESIIKTNFKGNIKQKPPIYSAKKINGKRAYDLARDNKSFELKDVDVCIEKIELLEYDYPYFKIKTSVSKGTYIRSIIRDIGEITGNLAYTKELKRISIGNYNIDMSCNIEDISQNKILSFFDMFKNFDKTIIEDESDIKQILCGNTKTIENIKINNKYMALTDNKNNLLAIIEKNGTDKNNKYAFIDID; encoded by the coding sequence GTGAAAGGATTTTGTATTTTAAATAAACCTGTAGGCATAACTTCTTTTGATGCCATAAAACAAACAAAAATAATGTTAAAGCAAAAAGAAAATATTTTAGAAAAAAGAGTGGGACATGCCGGCACATTGGATCCTTTTGCTGACGGGGTATTAATATTAGCATTCGGAAGATACACAAAACTATTTTTCTTATTCGATGATTTAAATAAAGAATATATAGCATCAGGAATATTCGGAGAAAGCAGAGATACTGACGATATAGAAGGCAATACAATAAAAAAATCAGATAATAATAATAAATTAAGTTTTGAAGAATTAGAAAGTATTATAAAAACGAATTTCAAAGGCAATATAAAACAAAAGCCTCCAATATATAGTGCCAAAAAAATAAATGGAAAAAGAGCTTATGATTTAGCTAGAGATAATAAAAGTTTTGAATTAAAAGATGTTGATGTTTGTATAGAAAAAATTGAATTATTAGAATATGATTATCCTTATTTCAAAATAAAAACCTCAGTAAGCAAAGGTACTTATATAAGGTCAATAATAAGAGATATAGGGGAAATCACAGGAAATCTAGCCTATACAAAAGAATTAAAAAGAATTTCCATAGGAAATTATAATATTGATATGTCTTGTAATATTGAAGATATAAGTCAAAATAAAATATTATCTTTCTTTGATATGTTTAAAAATTTCGATAAAACAATAATAGAAGATGAATCAGATATAAAGCAGATACTATGCGGTAATACAAAAACAATAGAAAACATAAAAATCAATAATAAATATATGGCATTAACAGATAATAAAAATAACCTTCTTGCAATAATAGAAAAAAACGGCACTGATAAAAATAATAAATATGCATTCATAGATATTGATTAA
- a CDS encoding undecaprenyl-diphosphate phosphatase, which translates to MIKAVILGFVQAITEFLPVSSSGHLRITEYFLNFHAENILSFEVALHFGTFLATCLIFRKDIINAIVGFFSGLKDVKNASQNSEGFRISLMVIIASIPVAIVGLLLEKYLSNLDLQRIGLNLIITGSILLLTRKLDKNTYSNDLKDVFTMTYRNAFIIGLAQSIAIFPGISRSGMTISVALFLGLNRDLAGRFSFLISLPAIFGALLLSIKDIADFNITYALVGFFTAFIFGIIALKFLLSFLKQGKLFYFGFYCLIAGMAVFFYFLQV; encoded by the coding sequence ATGATTAAAGCTGTAATACTTGGTTTTGTTCAGGCTATAACAGAATTTCTTCCGGTTTCTAGTTCCGGACATTTAAGAATAACAGAATATTTTCTAAATTTTCATGCAGAAAACATATTATCATTTGAAGTTGCACTTCATTTCGGTACATTCTTGGCTACATGCTTAATATTTCGTAAAGATATAATAAATGCTATTGTGGGATTTTTCTCAGGACTTAAAGATGTTAAAAATGCAAGTCAAAATAGCGAAGGTTTTAGAATATCTTTGATGGTGATAATAGCTTCTATACCTGTTGCTATAGTAGGATTATTATTAGAAAAATATTTAAGTAATTTGGATTTACAAAGAATAGGGCTTAATCTTATTATAACAGGTTCTATACTTCTTCTTACTAGAAAATTGGATAAAAATACTTACAGCAATGATTTAAAAGATGTATTTACTATGACTTATAGAAATGCATTTATAATAGGATTAGCACAGTCAATAGCAATATTTCCTGGTATATCAAGGTCTGGTATGACTATAAGTGTAGCTTTATTTTTAGGATTAAATAGAGATTTAGCAGGAAGATTTTCTTTCTTAATATCATTACCTGCCATATTTGGAGCTTTATTATTATCAATAAAGGATATTGCAGATTTTAATATTACTTATGCTTTAGTAGGATTTTTTACAGCATTTATATTTGGTATTATAGCATTGAAATTCCTTCTTTCATTTTTGAAGCAGGGTAAACTTTTCTATTTCGGCTTTTATTGTCTTATAGCTGGAATGGCGGTTTTCTTCTACTTTTTGCAGGTATGA
- a CDS encoding DNA translocase FtsK, translating to MMGLFKRKLTIQKRAEQKKFEQKLDNQNFDDYVQEEYENRNPFFDIMGFLCLLFAGILLLSYFSMNMEDLNSSGEIKNLLGIFGAYISSYSFLAFGFASYVIPAFFIYAGVNIILRNSTERILVSALSSSILMILLSILLNIFLGSLDFYNKGGMLGEFIGGSLVSIFGKTGAIMIVISGLVITAIIFAKVSIMDLVNYFRDMVRNVDFDKIKDIEQKVVNGIKDLEIKSMKNTETSLQTDNKEKTYSRDYLPLFDTKEISELEFKTIPFIEKVENNDYSFDEKKYRENLLRKNNSSNNFFTKTDSFSKETENITNELKNMHFNGGINVNALENREEDLGLTLAEVVFGKEKANRNNPSRKSSMEMEDEFYRNYYNDFINKKKNEELEEIESNDYYQEFEGLDYNINYLKKSDFKRAAYDDSFDNYAKYNVEDQYKRANSVESYDNYMYDYSNINKEEETNVIENVEEEDSFEKLQRLVEENKRNKEIQSNEVYEVHNNIDNIVETKKEEEKKEYVLTSNNVGNSINSSKKKKEAFEFGMGYASKREYNRADHIPNYNNHHNNYTDSKIDEFDLDEEELYNADSNIADSNIEDIRLKTRSVNTENNINNENLLESNNNLNNALENDNIENHNSIIDTPILKESEEINETDKKIDNNETHINNAPQEEAGFINIESQKTVDTLKPMKSVLGTKSIKNLDTDRIQSNFDTKYVDKHYKHPPFDLLNRSIPVNDGAMMESIKQTAMQLEHTLLDFNIEAKVTGVSRGPVITRYELEIASGIRVSKISNLTDNIALALASESVRIIAPIPGRSVIGIEIPNKVRSAVYLRDVLESTDFRQSKLDIPFVLGKGIYGNNVVSDMSEAPHLLVAGTTGSGKSVCLSTIILSLLYKFRPDELKFIFVDKKRVELSIYNGIPHLMSPVVSDEKKATIVLRYIVDIMEKRYERMERFFVRNVKTYNEKVRQLLKEGETEFNGEPLELFPYIVLVIDELHNLMVVASKEVEDLISRLAGMSRAVGIHLIIATQRPSADVVTGVIKANLPTRIAFQVPNKTNSRIIIDMSGAEQLLGKGDALFCASGSQMPDRVQGAFVSDNEVKKVVDYLSGQMSPMFDESLIAALEGSDADDKNTDEEDILDEELWEDAVQLVARTGKASASFLQRRLKIGYNRAARIVEIMERQGIVGPENGSKPREVLITLDE from the coding sequence ATGATGGGATTATTTAAAAGAAAATTAACAATACAAAAAAGAGCAGAACAAAAGAAATTTGAACAGAAATTAGATAATCAAAATTTTGATGATTATGTTCAAGAAGAATATGAAAATAGAAATCCTTTTTTTGATATAATGGGCTTTTTATGTCTTTTATTTGCCGGTATACTTCTTCTTTCATATTTTAGTATGAATATGGAAGATTTAAATTCTAGCGGTGAAATTAAAAATTTATTAGGTATATTCGGAGCTTATATATCAAGCTATTCATTTTTAGCATTTGGTTTTGCTTCCTATGTAATACCTGCATTTTTTATATATGCCGGAGTTAACATCATATTGAGAAACTCTACAGAAAGAATATTAGTATCTGCATTATCATCTTCTATATTGATGATACTTCTTAGCATACTATTAAATATATTCTTAGGAAGTTTAGATTTTTATAATAAAGGCGGTATGTTAGGCGAGTTTATAGGAGGTTCTTTAGTATCTATATTTGGAAAGACTGGTGCTATTATGATAGTAATTTCCGGACTTGTAATAACTGCTATTATATTTGCTAAAGTTTCTATAATGGATTTGGTTAATTATTTCAGAGATATGGTTAGAAATGTTGATTTTGATAAAATAAAAGATATAGAACAAAAAGTAGTTAATGGAATAAAAGATTTAGAAATAAAATCAATGAAAAATACTGAAACTTCTCTTCAGACAGATAATAAAGAAAAAACATATTCTAGAGATTATCTGCCTTTATTTGATACTAAAGAGATTTCAGAATTAGAATTCAAAACTATACCATTTATAGAGAAAGTAGAAAATAATGATTATAGTTTTGATGAAAAAAAATACAGAGAAAATTTATTGAGAAAAAATAACTCTTCTAATAACTTCTTTACTAAAACTGATTCATTCAGTAAAGAAACTGAAAATATTACAAATGAATTAAAAAATATGCATTTTAACGGCGGAATAAATGTAAATGCATTGGAGAACAGAGAAGAAGATTTGGGACTTACTTTGGCTGAAGTTGTTTTCGGAAAAGAAAAAGCTAATAGAAATAATCCAAGCCGTAAAAGTAGTATGGAAATGGAAGATGAGTTTTATAGAAATTATTATAATGATTTCATAAATAAAAAAAAAAATGAAGAATTAGAAGAAATAGAAAGCAATGATTATTATCAGGAATTTGAAGGACTTGATTATAATATTAACTATTTAAAAAAGTCAGATTTCAAAAGGGCTGCTTATGATGATTCATTTGATAATTATGCCAAATATAATGTTGAAGATCAATATAAAAGAGCCAACAGTGTAGAAAGCTATGATAATTATATGTATGATTATTCTAATATAAACAAAGAAGAAGAAACAAATGTTATTGAAAATGTTGAAGAAGAAGATAGTTTTGAGAAGCTTCAGAGATTAGTTGAAGAGAATAAAAGAAATAAAGAAATTCAATCTAATGAAGTTTATGAAGTCCATAATAATATTGATAACATTGTAGAAACTAAAAAAGAAGAAGAAAAAAAAGAATATGTTTTAACTTCAAATAATGTTGGAAATAGTATAAACAGCAGTAAGAAGAAAAAAGAAGCATTTGAATTTGGTATGGGATATGCCTCAAAAAGAGAATATAACAGAGCTGATCATATACCAAATTATAATAATCATCATAATAATTATACTGATAGTAAGATAGATGAATTTGATTTAGACGAAGAAGAGCTTTATAATGCTGATTCTAATATTGCAGATTCTAATATAGAAGATATAAGATTAAAAACTAGAAGTGTAAATACTGAAAATAATATTAATAATGAAAATTTATTAGAATCTAATAATAATTTGAATAATGCTTTAGAAAATGATAATATAGAAAATCATAATAGTATAATTGATACTCCTATATTAAAAGAATCAGAAGAAATAAATGAAACTGATAAAAAAATAGATAATAATGAAACTCATATAAATAATGCACCTCAGGAGGAAGCAGGATTTATAAATATAGAATCTCAAAAAACAGTTGATACATTAAAGCCTATGAAATCAGTTTTAGGTACTAAATCAATTAAAAATTTAGATACAGACCGTATACAGTCCAATTTTGATACTAAATATGTTGATAAGCATTATAAGCATCCGCCTTTTGATTTATTAAATAGATCAATACCTGTAAATGATGGTGCTATGATGGAGTCTATTAAACAAACAGCAATGCAGCTTGAGCATACTTTATTAGACTTTAATATTGAGGCAAAAGTTACAGGAGTATCAAGAGGCCCTGTTATTACTAGATATGAACTTGAAATTGCATCAGGAATAAGAGTTTCAAAGATATCAAATCTTACTGATAATATTGCTTTGGCATTAGCATCTGAAAGTGTAAGAATAATTGCTCCTATACCTGGACGTTCTGTTATAGGGATAGAGATACCTAATAAAGTGAGAAGTGCCGTTTATTTAAGAGATGTTTTAGAGAGTACCGATTTCAGACAATCAAAACTCGATATACCATTCGTACTTGGAAAAGGTATTTATGGTAATAATGTTGTATCAGATATGTCAGAGGCTCCTCACTTATTAGTTGCCGGTACTACAGGTTCTGGTAAGAGTGTATGCTTATCCACAATAATACTTTCACTTTTATATAAGTTTAGACCTGATGAGCTTAAATTTATATTCGTTGATAAAAAGAGAGTAGAGCTTTCTATTTATAACGGCATACCTCATTTGATGTCTCCTGTAGTTTCAGATGAAAAGAAAGCTACTATAGTATTAAGATACATTGTAGATATAATGGAAAAGAGATACGAGAGAATGGAAAGATTCTTCGTTAGAAATGTTAAAACTTATAATGAGAAGGTAAGACAATTACTTAAAGAGGGTGAAACAGAATTTAATGGAGAGCCTTTAGAGTTATTCCCATATATAGTGCTTGTAATAGATGAGCTTCATAACTTAATGGTTGTTGCTTCAAAAGAGGTAGAAGATTTAATATCACGTTTGGCTGGTATGAGTAGGGCTGTTGGTATACATTTAATAATAGCTACCCAAAGACCTTCTGCTGATGTCGTTACAGGAGTTATAAAGGCTAATCTTCCAACTAGAATAGCATTCCAAGTACCTAACAAAACTAACTCAAGAATTATAATCGATATGTCCGGTGCTGAACAGTTATTGGGTAAAGGAGATGCTTTATTCTGTGCTTCTGGAAGTCAAATGCCTGATAGAGTTCAGGGAGCTTTTGTTTCTGATAATGAAGTTAAAAAGGTTGTTGATTATCTATCTGGTCAGATGTCTCCTATGTTTGATGAGAGTTTAATTGCTGCTTTAGAGGGCAGTGATGCTGATGATAAAAATACAGATGAGGAAGATATACTTGATGAAGAGCTTTGGGAGGATGCAGTTCAGTTGGTTGCTAGAACAGGTAAAGCCAGTGCTTCATTCTTACAAAGACGTTTGAAAATAGGATATAACAGAGCAGCAAGAATAGTAGAGATAATGGAGCGTCAAGGTATAGTAGGGCCAGAAAACGGCAGTAAGCCTAGGGAGGTTTTAATAACTTTAGATGAATAA
- the thrC gene encoding threonine synthase, protein MKSWKGLLREYRKYLPITNKTPLITLHEGNTPLIKAERIGRDLDIELYLKYDGLNPTGSFKDRGMVMAVAKALEGRDTKAIMCASTGNTSASAAAYAARSGIDCIVVIPDGNIALGKLAQALMYGAKVIAIKGNFDEALKAVVDITNKYPITLVNSINPFRLQGQKTSAFEICDVLGKAPDYLAIPVGNAGNISAYWMGFKEYKENGKINNLPKMIGFEAEGSAAIVQNKIIENPQTLATAIKIGNPASWKLAVNAANESEGFIDSVTDDEILEAYKMLTVEEGVFAEPASAASLAGIIKSRKAGKINKGDTVVSVLTGNGLKDPDNAIKICNEPIKVDNNIEEIRKAIGI, encoded by the coding sequence ATGAAATCTTGGAAAGGACTTTTAAGAGAATACAGAAAATATTTACCTATTACAAATAAAACCCCATTGATAACCTTGCATGAAGGAAACACCCCTTTAATTAAAGCTGAAAGAATAGGAAGGGATTTAGACATAGAATTATATTTGAAATATGACGGACTCAATCCTACTGGTTCTTTTAAAGACAGAGGTATGGTTATGGCTGTTGCTAAGGCACTTGAAGGCAGAGATACTAAAGCTATAATGTGTGCTTCTACAGGAAATACTTCTGCATCTGCTGCTGCTTATGCTGCTAGAAGCGGTATAGATTGTATAGTTGTTATACCTGACGGAAATATTGCTTTGGGTAAATTGGCTCAGGCTTTAATGTATGGCGCTAAAGTTATAGCTATTAAAGGAAATTTTGACGAGGCTCTAAAGGCTGTTGTTGATATTACTAATAAATATCCTATTACTTTGGTAAACTCTATCAATCCTTTCAGACTTCAGGGACAAAAAACTTCTGCATTTGAAATTTGCGATGTTTTAGGAAAGGCTCCTGATTATTTAGCTATACCTGTTGGAAATGCCGGAAATATATCTGCATATTGGATGGGTTTTAAAGAATATAAAGAAAATGGAAAAATAAATAATCTTCCAAAAATGATAGGGTTTGAGGCTGAAGGTTCTGCTGCTATAGTACAAAATAAAATAATAGAAAATCCTCAAACATTAGCTACTGCTATAAAAATAGGAAATCCTGCTAGTTGGAAACTTGCTGTTAATGCTGCTAATGAATCAGAAGGATTTATTGACTCTGTTACTGATGATGAGATATTAGAGGCTTATAAAATGCTTACAGTAGAAGAAGGTGTATTTGCTGAGCCTGCTTCTGCTGCTTCTCTTGCTGGTATAATAAAGAGCCGTAAAGCTGGAAAAATAAATAAAGGCGATACTGTAGTTTCTGTATTAACAGGAAACGGACTTAAAGACCCTGATAATGCAATCAAAATCTGCAATGAACCTATAAAAGTTGATAACAATATAGAAGAAATAAGAAAAGCTATAGGAATATGA
- the thrB gene encoding homoserine kinase, which produces MIMNKSDNKKLVTFKIPATSANIGSGFDSVGLALDLYNEIHIYSNDNSKKIEFEISGEGESEISKDNNMILDAMKLVYKRLKSKPDKGYIIKCINRIPLSRGLGSSSAAIIGGLLSANYILGNKLSIEDDILNMSVQLEGHPDNVSPAILGGIISGVVRKDEDFKYVKIKPPKDLKAVVAIPNFYLSTETARNALPKEISFKDAIFNISRAALLTSALSSNRLELLEVATDDKLHQDYRSKFIPGLKELFKNTKAAGAYSVTISGAGSSILSLVKNDEKIIKKVSETMKSSFNKKKINCEIKVLNIPQKGVIIK; this is translated from the coding sequence ATGATAATGAATAAATCTGACAATAAAAAACTTGTAACTTTTAAAATACCTGCTACATCTGCGAATATTGGTTCTGGGTTTGATAGTGTAGGGCTTGCTTTAGATTTGTATAATGAAATACATATATATTCAAATGACAATTCCAAAAAAATAGAATTTGAAATAAGCGGAGAGGGTGAAAGTGAAATATCAAAAGACAATAATATGATACTCGATGCTATGAAATTAGTATATAAAAGATTAAAGTCAAAGCCTGATAAAGGATATATAATAAAATGTATAAATAGAATACCTCTTTCACGCGGACTGGGAAGCAGTTCTGCCGCTATAATAGGAGGTCTTCTTTCTGCTAATTACATACTTGGAAATAAGCTTTCAATTGAAGATGATATATTAAATATGTCAGTTCAGCTTGAAGGGCACCCTGATAATGTATCACCTGCAATATTGGGAGGTATTATATCTGGTGTAGTTCGTAAAGATGAAGATTTCAAATATGTAAAAATAAAACCACCTAAAGATTTAAAGGCTGTAGTTGCTATTCCTAATTTTTATTTGAGTACTGAAACTGCAAGAAATGCTTTGCCTAAAGAAATAAGTTTTAAAGATGCTATATTTAATATTTCAAGGGCTGCACTTCTTACTTCTGCATTATCCTCAAATAGATTAGAATTACTTGAGGTTGCTACAGATGATAAACTTCATCAGGATTACAGATCTAAATTCATACCGGGGCTTAAAGAGTTATTTAAGAATACTAAAGCTGCTGGTGCCTATTCTGTTACAATAAGCGGAGCAGGTTCTTCAATACTTTCTCTTGTTAAGAACGATGAAAAGATAATTAAAAAAGTTTCTGAAACTATGAAAAGCAGTTTCAATAAAAAGAAAATAAACTGTGAGATAAAAGTGTTGAATATACCTCAAAAAGGTGTTATAATAAAATAG
- a CDS encoding TM2 domain-containing protein, with protein sequence MEVSDRSWVVTLLFAIFLPVHRFYVGKIGTGILYWLTAGGLGIWYIIDIVMILLDQFTDKQGRKLRK encoded by the coding sequence ATGGAAGTTTCAGATAGAAGTTGGGTTGTTACATTGCTTTTTGCAATATTCCTACCTGTTCATAGATTCTATGTAGGAAAAATAGGAACAGGTATATTATACTGGCTCACTGCAGGCGGTTTGGGTATATGGTACATTATAGATATTGTAATGATACTATTAGACCAATTTACTGATAAACAAGGAAGAAAATTAAGAAAATAA
- a CDS encoding PD-(D/E)XK nuclease family protein gives MLKTIIEKFQEDEKIKTKLLKHIISKKESIFEELINNPPYINIFNLILIEEQEKFNSQMLYDILKVNIDKNIDVDNIKLNFAKLFIEFLFNKHNVEYKNDMLDGGKIEVKKEFQTQKNKFIDLLIWDNKKSYAVIIENKINSGDNGENQIADYYNDIKSRKIKNIYVVYLTRYGYEPSENSLNNELKKEIGNNLFCIPHSFIASWLKNLLENDMFIKLIEKDKYYKVLESAMIQFIQNENYLSGIKPNNKAINKILLNDEKLNELYKSIEETAKYDEYIDIYNNAKDIISDKIRDKKLEILKSRKEEDVKFTISLQKKILNQYNEKIEKTDEDTIYEHLLYNTEYHCNCRYFEKINTKLYILNTNDNIKLCLYTNDENNKQKLLKLENEISKTLNKVIDHKKKLLYSKNIEFNDETFDKKLEEIYKDYTELYNLLVRRR, from the coding sequence ATGTTAAAAACTATAATCGAAAAATTCCAAGAAGATGAAAAAATAAAAACAAAATTACTCAAACATATAATATCAAAAAAAGAATCAATATTTGAAGAACTTATTAATAATCCTCCTTACATAAATATATTTAATTTAATTTTAATAGAAGAACAAGAAAAATTTAACTCTCAAATGTTATATGATATATTGAAAGTAAATATTGACAAAAATATTGATGTGGATAATATAAAATTAAATTTTGCCAAACTGTTTATAGAATTTTTATTTAATAAACATAATGTAGAATATAAAAATGATATGTTAGACGGAGGTAAAATTGAAGTAAAAAAAGAATTTCAAACACAAAAGAATAAATTTATAGATTTGCTTATATGGGATAATAAAAAAAGTTATGCTGTAATAATAGAAAATAAAATTAACAGCGGAGATAATGGTGAAAATCAAATTGCTGATTATTATAATGATATAAAAAGTAGAAAGATAAAAAATATATATGTAGTTTATTTAACTAGATATGGATACGAACCATCTGAAAATAGTTTAAATAATGAATTAAAAAAAGAAATAGGTAATAATCTTTTTTGTATACCTCATAGTTTTATAGCTTCATGGCTTAAAAATCTTTTAGAAAATGATATGTTTATTAAATTAATAGAAAAAGATAAATACTATAAAGTATTAGAATCTGCTATGATTCAATTTATTCAAAATGAAAATTATTTATCTGGAATCAAGCCTAACAATAAAGCAATTAATAAAATTCTTCTCAATGATGAAAAGCTCAATGAATTATATAAAAGTATAGAAGAGACTGCAAAATATGATGAATATATAGATATATATAATAATGCAAAAGATATTATAAGTGATAAAATAAGAGATAAAAAATTAGAGATATTAAAAAGCAGAAAAGAGGAAGATGTTAAATTCACGATATCATTGCAAAAAAAAATATTAAATCAATATAATGAAAAAATAGAAAAAACAGATGAAGACACTATATATGAACATTTATTATATAATACAGAATATCATTGTAATTGTAGATACTTTGAAAAAATTAATACTAAATTGTATATATTAAATACTAATGATAATATAAAATTATGTCTATATACAAATGATGAAAATAATAAACAAAAATTATTAAAATTAGAAAATGAAATATCAAAAACACTTAATAAAGTTATAGATCATAAGAAAAAACTTTTATATTCAAAAAATATAGAATTCAATGATGAAACTTTTGATAAAAAATTAGAAGAAATCTATAAAGATTATACTGAATTATATAATTTACTTGTTAGAAGAAGATAA